The following coding sequences are from one Deltaproteobacteria bacterium window:
- a CDS encoding NAD/NADP octopine/nopaline dehydrogenase family protein: MKVTVIGAGHGGLATAGHISLKGHAVRLFSFFKRELDPVLQNGGIKLEGDVEGFARIELTTSHIDEAVEDADLIMVIMPALAQRNVASLLTGCLRDGQMVLLSPARTGGALEVYQTFKRYHLKKQVVLGECQTFLYATESRGPAHVEIMKIKNRVRAAALPATDNGLLLETMGRIYPEYSGASNVLETSINNTGAVVHPAPMLLNSGLLERAAKGEDLRYYKDIITQFVCDNVMMKIDREKSEVARAFDVPVLDILDWYKECYAVEGETLYQVLQDNPYYMGFSAPKHVLGYHHVLDEVPNSLVPLVELGDLVGVDMPMCTAIIDLASAALGCDFWAEGRTLRRLGIEEMTSEGLLHFVNEGKRYWED; the protein is encoded by the coding sequence ATGAAGGTTACAGTAATTGGGGCGGGCCACGGCGGACTTGCCACGGCCGGGCACATCAGCTTGAAAGGACATGCCGTCCGGTTATTCAGTTTCTTTAAACGAGAGCTTGATCCCGTGTTGCAGAATGGGGGTATCAAATTAGAAGGTGATGTTGAAGGCTTTGCGCGAATTGAATTGACGACATCTCATATTGATGAGGCCGTTGAAGACGCCGATTTGATCATGGTGATCATGCCTGCGCTGGCGCAAAGGAATGTCGCTTCCCTGCTCACGGGGTGCCTTCGAGACGGGCAGATGGTTCTTTTGAGTCCCGCCAGGACGGGTGGAGCGCTTGAAGTATACCAGACGTTCAAGAGGTACCATCTCAAGAAGCAGGTGGTGCTGGGCGAATGCCAGACATTTCTGTACGCCACCGAGTCGCGGGGACCGGCGCACGTGGAAATCATGAAAATAAAGAACCGGGTTCGGGCGGCCGCGCTGCCGGCGACGGACAATGGGCTTCTTCTCGAAACCATGGGCCGGATCTATCCGGAGTATAGCGGCGCATCGAACGTACTGGAAACCAGTATCAACAATACGGGGGCGGTGGTGCACCCGGCGCCCATGTTACTGAACTCCGGCCTGTTGGAGCGTGCGGCTAAGGGGGAAGATCTACGTTATTACAAAGACATCATCACGCAGTTCGTCTGCGACAATGTAATGATGAAGATCGACAGGGAGAAAAGCGAGGTTGCCCGCGCGTTCGATGTTCCGGTCCTGGATATCCTTGATTGGTACAAAGAGTGTTACGCAGTGGAGGGAGAAACCCTCTACCAGGTATTGCAGGACAACCCGTATTATATGGGTTTCTCGGCCCCCAAGCACGTCTTGGGATATCACCACGTGCTGGATGAGGTTCCGAACAGCCTTGTCCCGCTGGTGGAACTTGGCGACCTGGTGGGCGTGGACATGCCCATGTGCACGGCCATCATCGATCTGGCCAGCGCGGCTTTAGGGTGTGACTTTTGGGCCGAGGGCCGGACGTTGAGACGGCTGGGCATTGAGGAAATGACGTCGGAAGGTCTCTTGCATTTTGTTAACGAAGGGAAACGCTACTGGGAAGATTGA
- a CDS encoding universal stress protein translates to MNKILCPTDGSHAAEKAVDFAIKFAKMLEIPLTFLLVSRIPEESASEIRYRGSALIDAANVQDFMELSSALKEAQEAGLTEVSCVRTYARRNIAAAIIDYAEKENFGHIVMGSMGRTGVARILLGSVAAEVVQKAHCPVTIVR, encoded by the coding sequence ATAAATAAGATTCTCTGTCCTACGGACGGATCTCATGCCGCCGAAAAAGCCGTCGATTTCGCCATCAAGTTCGCTAAGATGCTGGAAATTCCGTTAACGTTCCTGTTGGTTTCCAGGATCCCCGAAGAATCGGCGTCCGAGATTCGTTACAGGGGTTCGGCGCTGATCGACGCGGCCAACGTTCAGGACTTTATGGAATTGTCTTCCGCGCTGAAGGAAGCTCAAGAAGCGGGTTTGACAGAGGTGTCATGCGTGCGGACGTATGCGCGACGAAACATTGCCGCGGCCATTATCGATTATGCCGAAAAAGAGAATTTCGGCCATATCGTGATGGGGTCCATGGGAAGAACCGGTGTGGCGCGAATTCTGCTGGGCTCGGTGGCGGCGGAAGTGGTCCAAAAGGCCCACTGCCCCGTTACGATTGTGCGATAG
- a CDS encoding amidophosphoribosyltransferase — translation MCAIAGILFKRDKHPELGMSTGEALTEMLDATLHRGPDSCGWALYKEPKEGELRLRFFISTGEAGRKDIERIDAALIEQNAKIVESAAVGCTFSARVKFDGDIQSFSYAVGQAAELVSVGARLDIIKDVGKPFDVAPRYDIASFDGDHGLAHLRLATESGVHPNTSHPFWACGFADVATVHNGQLTNYWIMRRRLEKRGMAFQTENDTELIAVYLAYQMSQGATLEDALRTSLDDLDGTFSYLVATRDSIGYAKDKLAAKPMVKYENDDLIALSSEEVGLNRLYPGRALDTSEPAPFTYGLWSRS, via the coding sequence ATGTGCGCAATTGCAGGAATTTTATTCAAGCGGGATAAACATCCCGAATTAGGCATGAGTACCGGCGAGGCGTTAACGGAAATGTTGGACGCCACCCTTCACCGCGGGCCGGACTCTTGTGGCTGGGCCCTGTACAAGGAACCAAAGGAAGGTGAGCTCCGGCTACGATTTTTCATTTCGACGGGCGAGGCCGGCCGGAAGGATATCGAGCGGATCGACGCGGCTCTCATCGAACAGAACGCAAAGATCGTGGAATCCGCTGCGGTGGGATGCACCTTCTCTGCAAGAGTGAAATTCGATGGGGACATCCAGTCCTTTTCCTACGCTGTCGGCCAGGCGGCCGAGCTTGTCTCGGTCGGCGCCCGTCTTGACATCATCAAAGACGTGGGCAAGCCTTTCGATGTCGCTCCCCGCTACGACATAGCGAGCTTCGACGGTGATCACGGCCTCGCTCACTTAAGGCTGGCCACGGAGTCCGGAGTTCATCCGAACACTTCGCATCCGTTTTGGGCTTGTGGGTTCGCCGATGTAGCGACCGTTCATAACGGCCAGTTGACGAACTATTGGATCATGCGCCGAAGACTCGAAAAACGGGGCATGGCCTTCCAGACGGAGAACGATACCGAATTGATCGCCGTCTATCTGGCCTATCAGATGAGTCAGGGCGCCACGCTGGAAGACGCGCTTCGGACCTCCCTCGATGACCTCGACGGAACGTTCTCTTACCTGGTGGCCACAAGGGACTCCATCGGCTACGCTAAAGACAAACTGGCGGCGAAACCCATGGTCAAATACGAGAACGACGATCTCATCGCCCTTTCTTCCGAAGAAGTGGGTCTCAACCGTTTGTATCCCGGGCGGGCCCTCGACACCTCTGAGCCGGCTCCGTTCACGTACGGGCTCTGGTCGCGCTCCTAA
- a CDS encoding helix-turn-helix domain-containing protein — protein sequence MQDRNDNSNGPSHDSKLEIAIGREVRTFRKKIDLTVAELAKLAGLSTGMLSKIENGIASPSLATLQALSTALHIPVTAFFRRYEEGRDASFVRSGEGLIIERRGTRAGHQYQLLGHSVGKSFAFEPYIVTLTEQSEVFPLFQHTGMEFIYMLDGRVVYRHGNKTYPLGPGDSLFFDGETTHGPEELEELPIRFLCIIVYARYDEE from the coding sequence ATGCAAGACCGAAACGACAACAGCAACGGCCCTTCCCATGATAGCAAGCTCGAAATTGCCATTGGCCGTGAAGTCCGGACCTTCCGAAAGAAGATCGATCTGACCGTCGCGGAACTCGCCAAACTCGCCGGACTCTCCACGGGCATGCTTTCCAAAATCGAAAACGGAATCGCCTCCCCATCATTAGCCACGCTCCAGGCTCTGTCTACGGCCCTTCACATCCCCGTCACGGCTTTTTTCCGCAGATATGAGGAAGGAAGAGACGCCAGCTTTGTTCGCTCCGGCGAAGGACTGATCATCGAAAGGCGGGGCACCCGGGCGGGACACCAGTATCAACTTCTGGGCCACAGCGTGGGCAAGAGTTTTGCCTTCGAACCGTACATTGTCACTCTGACGGAACAGTCGGAAGTGTTTCCGCTCTTTCAGCACACCGGCATGGAGTTCATCTACATGCTCGATGGAAGGGTGGTCTACAGACACGGAAACAAAACATACCCGCTTGGGCCCGGGGACTCGCTCTTTTTCGACGGGGAAACGACTCATGGACCCGAGGAACTCGAGGAGTTGCCCATACGGTTTCTTTGTATTATAGTTTATGCTCGCTATGATGAAGAGTGA
- a CDS encoding alpha-hydroxy-acid oxidizing protein: protein MVTIDLSTMSIRKANEILRGYGSTHQNVEIVNPDARHYIGVGLINPIKVKIRGSAGYYCGGLSDGPHIEIEKNVSWGVGDNMFQGTIVVGGNAGAIAGEGLRGGDIIVKGNIGSRAGQVMKKGTLCCAGNSNFMAGYMMYGGRLIILGDSGERVGEDMMGGEIYVGGDVHSLGNDAMLVDPSSQDIDSVMEFLDGHDLSFKGAFKKVICAGKLLKFKTPEPRIRNMPFFSFSGGHADYWNPKVQEDIQVKSIIGRYRIRGYGAARHVPHYQDIVFKKDLAGLTSDPDVASRVNLRTFIGEKHGGKPLDLSMPVMIAPMSFGALSPQMKTALGIASRLSGISENSGEGGMLSAERAEARQLIAQCLPGRLGWNVHDMKRSDGLEIYISQGAKPGLGGQLMAEKLTKEIAAVRGIPAGMDLRSPSRHPDILGGDDLIMKVQEFREAVGWRVPVSIKLGAGRIRDDIKIALKDGLDFIELDGLQGGTGAAGNEVLEYVGIPTIAALQEALDGLEEIEARGKLPVVLMGGIKDGVDAAKAIALGATAVGLGTSMLISGGCIACMQCSVGNCVVGAATQAPDHVKRYETEKRALMMHRYLESFRWQMAAIVDAMGYSDIRQLSRDDLVAVTPEAATLTRLPYEPSYRDRFRTKTVQ from the coding sequence ATGGTCACAATAGATTTATCCACTATGTCCATCCGCAAGGCCAACGAGATACTGAGGGGGTACGGTTCCACGCATCAAAACGTGGAGATCGTCAATCCGGACGCCCGTCACTACATCGGAGTCGGCCTCATAAATCCCATTAAAGTCAAGATCCGTGGCTCCGCGGGCTACTATTGCGGCGGACTCAGCGACGGGCCCCATATTGAAATCGAAAAGAACGTGAGTTGGGGCGTAGGCGACAACATGTTCCAGGGAACCATTGTTGTCGGAGGCAATGCCGGCGCCATCGCCGGAGAGGGCCTTCGCGGCGGGGACATCATAGTCAAGGGCAACATCGGTTCGCGCGCCGGCCAGGTCATGAAAAAAGGAACGCTCTGCTGCGCCGGTAATTCAAATTTCATGGCGGGATATATGATGTACGGCGGGCGCCTGATTATTTTGGGTGATTCAGGCGAACGTGTCGGCGAGGACATGATGGGAGGTGAAATCTACGTAGGCGGCGACGTCCATTCGCTGGGCAACGACGCCATGCTCGTAGACCCTTCGTCTCAGGACATAGACAGTGTGATGGAGTTCCTCGACGGACACGATCTGTCGTTCAAAGGCGCCTTCAAGAAAGTCATTTGCGCCGGCAAGTTATTGAAGTTCAAGACTCCGGAACCCCGCATCCGAAACATGCCTTTCTTCTCCTTTTCAGGCGGCCATGCGGATTACTGGAATCCCAAGGTCCAGGAAGACATCCAGGTCAAATCGATCATCGGACGTTACCGGATTCGCGGGTACGGCGCCGCCCGTCACGTGCCTCATTACCAGGACATCGTATTCAAGAAAGACCTCGCCGGTTTGACTTCGGACCCGGACGTGGCCTCCAGGGTGAACCTTCGCACCTTTATCGGAGAAAAACACGGAGGGAAACCGCTGGATCTCAGCATGCCGGTCATGATCGCTCCGATGAGTTTTGGGGCGCTCAGTCCCCAGATGAAAACGGCGTTGGGAATTGCTTCTCGCCTCTCCGGTATTTCGGAGAACTCGGGCGAAGGAGGCATGCTTTCCGCGGAGCGCGCGGAAGCCCGGCAGCTGATCGCCCAATGTCTTCCGGGCCGACTCGGGTGGAACGTTCACGACATGAAACGTTCCGACGGCCTGGAAATATACATCTCCCAAGGAGCTAAACCCGGATTGGGCGGACAGCTCATGGCCGAAAAGCTGACCAAAGAGATCGCAGCCGTTCGTGGAATTCCGGCCGGAATGGACCTGCGTTCTCCTTCCCGACACCCTGATATCCTGGGTGGTGACGACCTGATCATGAAAGTGCAGGAATTCCGCGAAGCCGTGGGCTGGAGAGTTCCGGTAAGCATCAAGCTCGGCGCGGGACGCATCCGTGACGACATCAAGATCGCTCTGAAAGACGGGTTGGACTTTATCGAGCTGGACGGCTTGCAGGGCGGCACGGGTGCTGCAGGAAACGAAGTCCTGGAATACGTCGGCATTCCGACCATAGCCGCCCTTCAGGAGGCCCTGGACGGTCTGGAAGAGATCGAAGCAAGGGGCAAACTGCCCGTCGTACTCATGGGAGGAATCAAAGACGGAGTGGACGCAGCTAAAGCCATCGCACTGGGCGCCACAGCCGTGGGCCTGGGCACCTCCATGCTGATTTCCGGAGGCTGCATCGCCTGTATGCAGTGCAGCGTCGGAAACTGCGTAGTCGGCGCCGCAACTCAAGCGCCGGATCACGTGAAACGCTACGAGACCGAGAAAAGAGCGTTGATGATGCATCGCTATCTGGAAAGCTTTCGCTGGCAGATGGCCGCCATTGTCGACGCGATGGGATACAGCGATATCCGCCAACTATCCCGAGACGACCTCGTAGCCGTGACTCCGGAGGCGGCGACTCTTACGCGTCTCCCCTATGAACCAAGCTACCGCGATCGGTTTCGCACGAAAACCGTACAATAA
- a CDS encoding APC family permease, which produces MSNQNKAASQGARERISLLKVLGPAHVWALGVGIVLVGEFMGYNFSIGKGGALGSIIACWFIGLLYTCVAMIDSEVTSTVAAAGGQYSQAKHIIGPLMAFNVGLYLVFAYTMLEAADALVVGDLLVEAAKDFGHPDLDPRPFVVFTIAILAWLNYRGVFMTLTVNFIITAVAFVSIYVLFIGAKGWAPGEFIQPEGLLTDLPYGWLGVISAFQFAIWYYLGIEGTCQAAEEVRSVARSLPLGTMTGMMTLLIAATITWYLTASLVPWEYLGVSYIPQYDAARALGNPFVTLCMFVGTLFSAVASANGTINDAARAWFSMGRDRYLPVWFGAVHPRYRTPYRSILFLVPVAISFAFTGLLDQVITFSILSGLLGYTFMPINMMRFRKLWPLGSIRRGYVHPFHPFPAITLFLLCCLTYFATFLGYGTQLLAMMTFYIVASLWFHFHRYKYVKRGDQFQMSWPRPKGY; this is translated from the coding sequence ATGAGCAATCAGAATAAAGCCGCAAGCCAGGGTGCAAGAGAGCGCATTTCGCTGCTCAAGGTATTAGGTCCCGCCCATGTTTGGGCCTTGGGTGTGGGCATCGTGTTGGTTGGTGAATTCATGGGATACAACTTCAGCATCGGCAAGGGTGGCGCTCTGGGCTCCATCATCGCCTGCTGGTTCATCGGGCTGCTATATACCTGCGTGGCCATGATCGACTCGGAAGTGACCTCCACCGTGGCCGCCGCAGGTGGACAATATTCTCAGGCAAAACACATCATCGGACCTCTGATGGCTTTCAACGTGGGACTGTATCTGGTTTTCGCCTATACCATGCTCGAGGCCGCCGACGCTCTCGTAGTCGGGGACCTTCTGGTGGAAGCCGCCAAGGACTTCGGGCACCCGGATCTGGATCCCAGGCCCTTTGTTGTGTTCACTATCGCCATCTTAGCATGGCTCAACTACCGGGGTGTTTTCATGACCCTGACCGTAAACTTCATTATTACGGCCGTTGCATTCGTTTCCATCTATGTATTATTCATCGGCGCCAAAGGGTGGGCTCCGGGCGAATTTATTCAACCCGAGGGTCTGCTCACCGACCTGCCCTATGGATGGCTCGGAGTAATCTCCGCTTTCCAATTCGCCATCTGGTACTATTTGGGCATAGAGGGCACCTGTCAGGCGGCGGAAGAAGTCCGCTCCGTGGCGCGTTCGCTGCCTTTGGGCACCATGACGGGCATGATGACCCTTCTCATCGCCGCGACCATAACCTGGTACCTGACTGCCTCGTTGGTGCCCTGGGAATATCTCGGCGTAAGCTACATTCCGCAATACGACGCGGCCAGAGCTTTGGGAAATCCGTTTGTTACGCTATGCATGTTCGTGGGCACCCTGTTCTCGGCCGTTGCTTCAGCGAACGGAACGATCAACGACGCGGCGCGCGCGTGGTTTTCCATGGGACGAGACCGGTACCTTCCCGTATGGTTCGGCGCGGTGCATCCTCGTTACAGAACACCCTACAGGTCCATCCTGTTCCTGGTTCCCGTGGCCATTTCGTTTGCATTCACAGGGCTGTTGGATCAGGTAATCACTTTTTCCATCCTGTCCGGTCTGCTGGGATACACCTTCATGCCCATCAACATGATGCGGTTCAGGAAGCTTTGGCCCTTGGGCTCGATCCGGCGCGGATACGTCCATCCGTTCCATCCCTTTCCGGCAATAACCTTGTTCCTGCTGTGCTGTCTTACCTATTTCGCAACATTTCTCGGATACGGCACCCAATTGCTGGCCATGATGACCTTCTACATCGTGGCTTCCCTTTGGTTCCACTTTCACCGATACAAATACGTGAAGCGTGGAGACCAGTTCCAGATGTCCTGGCCGAGACCCAAGGGGTACTAA